A window from Salmo trutta chromosome 29, fSalTru1.1, whole genome shotgun sequence encodes these proteins:
- the ctu2 gene encoding cytoplasmic tRNA 2-thiolation protein 2 isoform X1 — MCQVDEEYNGQLEHRVTPRVSKKCVKCKENAAVLIIRAGDAFCRGCFKEYFIHKFRAMLGKNRVIFPGEKVLLAVSGGPASSSMLSQVQEGLSRDAPKKLRFVPGIIYIDEGGASGQSMEERERAVAQLESVFRATNYHYHIVHLEQVLSLPSSVLEAGSSATEKPQTGSSYKAAVDQFIQTRKNQHPDLSVENAQSHLSSLSMQEVEHGGTSPITPEQTQALQRLFASVRTLTAKEDLLHTLRQHLILHTARTQGYTKVMMGDSCSRLAIKLLSNISLGRGASLATDTGFSDPRYGDVVIVRPMRDYSSKEIAYYNRMFDIPSVFIPGLDTKAQDKASIQHLTESFVTKLQTDFPSTVSTIYRTSEKLHTACPPQNTNTQPSAKCLLCVCALDTKLEEFSAYQATLISEQLSQRRGPGPGFTPGTAAAPGLPPASSASQCCYSGGGQHQGCMTGEGGCCSSAKEPETVDLKSLLCYSCRLTIKDMTAEDALPQYILSEAERRKRRSQMREEISEFLLDEEEDEAILRVNGSL; from the exons ATGTGTCAGGTCGATGAGGAATACAATGGACAGCTAGAACACAGAGTGACCCCACG TGTCTCCAAGAAGTGTGTCAAATGCAAAGAAAATGCAGCGGTATTGATCATCCGAGCTGGAGATGCATTTTGCAG GGGCTGCTTCAAGGAGTACTTCATACACAAGTTCCGGGCCATGCTGGGAAAGAACCGGGTCATATTCCCTGGAGAGAAG GTTCTTCTTGCAGTGTCTGGAGGGCCAGCCTCTAGCTCCATGCTGTCACAGGTTCAAGAG GGTTTGAGTCGAGACGCACCCAAGAAGTTGAGATTTGTCCCTGGAATTATCTATATAGATG AGGGCGGTGCCAGTGGTCAAAGCATGGAAGAGCGGGAGAGGGCAGTGGCTCAACTGGAGTCAGTTTTCAGAGCCACTAATTACCATTACCACATAGTCCACCTGGAGCAG GTACTCAGTCTCCCcagctcagtgctagaggcaggATCCTCGGCAACAGAAAAACCACAGACTGGGTCGAGTTATAAAGCTGCTGTGGACCAATTCATCCAGACCAGGAAGAACCAGCATCCAGACCTCTCTGTGGAGAATGCCCAGAGTCACCTGTCCAGTCTGAGCATGCAGGAGGTTGAGCATGGAGGAACCAGCCCCATCACCCCTGAACAAACCCAAGCCCTTCAGAGACTGTTTGCCTCTGTGAGGACGCTGACAGCCAAAGAGGATTTGCTACACACACTGAG GCAGCACCTGATTCTCCACACAGCGAGGACACAGGGCTACACCAAGGTGATGATGGGGGACAGCTGCTCCCGTCTGGCCATCAAACTGCTCAGCAACATCTCTCTGGGGCGAGGGGCATCGCTGGCAACCGACACG GGCTTCTCAGATCCTCGCTACGGAGACGTGGTCATTGTCAGACCCATGAGGGACTATTCCTCTAAAGAAATAGCATATTACAACAGAATGTTTGACATCCCCTCAGTCTTCATCCCTGGCCTGGACACTAAG GCACAAGACAAGGCCAGCATCCAGCACCTGACAGAGAGCTTTGTCACTAAACTCCAGACTGACTTCCCCTCTACTGTCAGCACAATCTACAG GACCAGTGAGAAGCTCCACACAGCATGTCCCCCTCAGAACACCAACACACAACCCTCTGCTAAGTgcctactgtgtgtgtgcgccttGGACACTAAACTAG AGGAGTTCTCTGCCTACCAGGCTACATTGATCTCAGAGCAGCTGTCTCAGAGGCGGGGCCCAGGCCCTGGGTTCACCCCTGGTACAGCAGCAGCTCCAGGGCTGCCTCCAGCCTCCTCGGCAAGCCAGTGCTGCTACTCTGGAGGGGGCCAGCATCAAGGCTGTATGACTGGAGAGGGGGGCTGCTGCTCCTCAGCTAA GGAGCCAGAGACAGTGGATCTTAAAAGCCTGTTGTGTTACAGTTGTAGACTGACCATCAAAGACATG ACAGCAGAAGATGCCCTTCCCCAGTACATATTGTCAGAGGctgagagaaggaagagaag GTCTCAGATGAGGGAGGAGATCAGTGAGTTCCTGCtagatgaggaagaggatgaagcCATCCTGAGGGTTAATGGGTCCTTGTGA
- the ctu2 gene encoding cytoplasmic tRNA 2-thiolation protein 2 isoform X2, translating to MCQVDEEYNGQLEHRVTPRVSKKCVKCKENAAVLIIRAGDAFCRGCFKEYFIHKFRAMLGKNRVIFPGEKVLLAVSGGPASSSMLSQVQEGLSRDAPKKLRFVPGIIYIDEGGASGQSMEERERAVAQLESVFRATNYHYHIVHLEQVLSLPSSVLEAGSSATEKPQTGSSYKAAVDQFIQTRKNQHPDLSVENAQSHLSSLSMQEVEHGGTSPITPEQTQALQRLFASVRTLTAKEDLLHTLRQHLILHTARTQGYTKVMMGDSCSRLAIKLLSNISLGRGASLATDTGFSDPRYGDVVIVRPMRDYSSKEIAYYNRMFDIPSVFIPGLDTKAQDKASIQHLTESFVTKLQTDFPSTVSTIYRTSEKLHTACPPQNTNTQPSAKCLLCVCALDTKLEEFSAYQATLISEQLSQRRGPGPGFTPGTAAAPGLPPASSASQCCYSGGGQHQGCMTGEGGCCSSAKTTSLCQGIDSTRHRKRSTGMLAHVDSNASHSCQVAWMSFGWWTILDTHGNCSVCTQQRCNS from the exons ATGTGTCAGGTCGATGAGGAATACAATGGACAGCTAGAACACAGAGTGACCCCACG TGTCTCCAAGAAGTGTGTCAAATGCAAAGAAAATGCAGCGGTATTGATCATCCGAGCTGGAGATGCATTTTGCAG GGGCTGCTTCAAGGAGTACTTCATACACAAGTTCCGGGCCATGCTGGGAAAGAACCGGGTCATATTCCCTGGAGAGAAG GTTCTTCTTGCAGTGTCTGGAGGGCCAGCCTCTAGCTCCATGCTGTCACAGGTTCAAGAG GGTTTGAGTCGAGACGCACCCAAGAAGTTGAGATTTGTCCCTGGAATTATCTATATAGATG AGGGCGGTGCCAGTGGTCAAAGCATGGAAGAGCGGGAGAGGGCAGTGGCTCAACTGGAGTCAGTTTTCAGAGCCACTAATTACCATTACCACATAGTCCACCTGGAGCAG GTACTCAGTCTCCCcagctcagtgctagaggcaggATCCTCGGCAACAGAAAAACCACAGACTGGGTCGAGTTATAAAGCTGCTGTGGACCAATTCATCCAGACCAGGAAGAACCAGCATCCAGACCTCTCTGTGGAGAATGCCCAGAGTCACCTGTCCAGTCTGAGCATGCAGGAGGTTGAGCATGGAGGAACCAGCCCCATCACCCCTGAACAAACCCAAGCCCTTCAGAGACTGTTTGCCTCTGTGAGGACGCTGACAGCCAAAGAGGATTTGCTACACACACTGAG GCAGCACCTGATTCTCCACACAGCGAGGACACAGGGCTACACCAAGGTGATGATGGGGGACAGCTGCTCCCGTCTGGCCATCAAACTGCTCAGCAACATCTCTCTGGGGCGAGGGGCATCGCTGGCAACCGACACG GGCTTCTCAGATCCTCGCTACGGAGACGTGGTCATTGTCAGACCCATGAGGGACTATTCCTCTAAAGAAATAGCATATTACAACAGAATGTTTGACATCCCCTCAGTCTTCATCCCTGGCCTGGACACTAAG GCACAAGACAAGGCCAGCATCCAGCACCTGACAGAGAGCTTTGTCACTAAACTCCAGACTGACTTCCCCTCTACTGTCAGCACAATCTACAG GACCAGTGAGAAGCTCCACACAGCATGTCCCCCTCAGAACACCAACACACAACCCTCTGCTAAGTgcctactgtgtgtgtgcgccttGGACACTAAACTAG AGGAGTTCTCTGCCTACCAGGCTACATTGATCTCAGAGCAGCTGTCTCAGAGGCGGGGCCCAGGCCCTGGGTTCACCCCTGGTACAGCAGCAGCTCCAGGGCTGCCTCCAGCCTCCTCGGCAAGCCAGTGCTGCTACTCTGGAGGGGGCCAGCATCAAGGCTGTATGACTGGAGAGGGGGGCTGCTGCTCCTCAGCTAA AACAACCTCACTTTGTCAGGGCATTGACTCTACAAGgcatcgaaagcgttccacagggatgctggcccatgttgactccaatgcttcccacagttgtcaagttgcctggatgtcctttgggtggtggaccattcttgatacacacggaaactgCTCAGTTTGTACCCAGCAGCggtgcaattcttga
- the LOC115167388 gene encoding RING finger protein 166 isoform X2, translated as MMAMFRSFVSATHQLRQHQQNGAAAAAAGESLESQFSCPICLEVYHKPVIIGSCAHTFCGECLQPCLQVTSPLCPLCRMPFDPKKVDKSSSVEKQLSNYKAPCRGCSKKVSLVKMRSHISSCAKVQEQMANCPKFVPVVPTSQPIPSNIPNRSTFSCPFCGARNLDQQELVKHCMENHRNDPNKVVCPVCSAMPWGDPSYKSSNFLQHLLHRHKFSYDTFVDYSIDEEAALQAALALSMAEN; from the exons ATGATGGCGATGTTTCGCAGTTTTGTGTCGGCTACTCATCAGCTCAGGCAGCACCAACAAAACGGGGCAGCTGCAGCTGCCGCTGGCGAGAGCCTCGAGAGCCAGTTCTCCTGCCCAATTTGCCTGGAGGTGTATCACAAACCTGTCATCATTGGAAGCTGTGCCCACAC gttcTGTGGGGAGTGTCTGCAGCCCTGTCTCCAGGTGACCTCTCCACTCTGCCCTCTGTGCCGCATGCCTTTTGACCCAAAGAAGGTGGACAAGTCCTCCAGTGTGGAGAAACAGCTGTCCAACTACAAGGCCCCCTGTCGGGGCTGCAGTAAGAAG GTGTCTCTGGTCAAAATGAGGTCACACATCTCCTCTTGCGCAAAGGTCCAGGAGCAGATGGCCAACTGCCCAAAGTTTGTGCCTGTGGTCCCCACTTCACAGCCCATTCCCAG CAATATTCCAAACCGCTCCACCTTTTCATGCCCATTCTGTGGAGCCCGCAATCTGGATCAACAGGAGCTGGTCAAACACTGTATGGAGAACCACCGCAACGATCCCAACAAAGTG GTGTGTCCTGTATGTTCAGCCATGCCTTGGGGGGACCCCAGCTACAAGAGCTCCAACTTCCTCCAGCACCTCCTCCACCGGCACAAGTTCTCCTACGACACGTTTGTG GATTACAGTATCGATGAAGAGGCGGCCCTACAGGCAGCTCTGGCTCTCTCCATGGCAGAGAACTGA
- the LOC115167388 gene encoding RING finger protein 166 isoform X1: MMAMFRSFVSATHQLRQHQQNGAAAAAAGESLESQFSCPICLEVYHKPVIIGSCAHTFCGECLQPCLQVTSPLCPLCRMPFDPKKVDKSSSVEKQLSNYKAPCRGCSKKVSLVKMRSHISSCAKVQEQMANCPKFVPVVPTSQPIPSNIPNRSTFSCPFCGARNLDQQELVKHCMENHRNDPNKVVCPVCSAMPWGDPSYKSSNFLQHLLHRHKFSYDTFVDYSIDEESSLQAAMALSCQIKC; this comes from the exons ATGATGGCGATGTTTCGCAGTTTTGTGTCGGCTACTCATCAGCTCAGGCAGCACCAACAAAACGGGGCAGCTGCAGCTGCCGCTGGCGAGAGCCTCGAGAGCCAGTTCTCCTGCCCAATTTGCCTGGAGGTGTATCACAAACCTGTCATCATTGGAAGCTGTGCCCACAC gttcTGTGGGGAGTGTCTGCAGCCCTGTCTCCAGGTGACCTCTCCACTCTGCCCTCTGTGCCGCATGCCTTTTGACCCAAAGAAGGTGGACAAGTCCTCCAGTGTGGAGAAACAGCTGTCCAACTACAAGGCCCCCTGTCGGGGCTGCAGTAAGAAG GTGTCTCTGGTCAAAATGAGGTCACACATCTCCTCTTGCGCAAAGGTCCAGGAGCAGATGGCCAACTGCCCAAAGTTTGTGCCTGTGGTCCCCACTTCACAGCCCATTCCCAG CAATATTCCAAACCGCTCCACCTTTTCATGCCCATTCTGTGGAGCCCGCAATCTGGATCAACAGGAGCTGGTCAAACACTGTATGGAGAACCACCGCAACGATCCCAACAAAGTG GTGTGTCCTGTATGTTCAGCCATGCCTTGGGGGGACCCCAGCTACAAGAGCTCCAACTTCCTCCAGCACCTCCTCCACCGGCACAAGTTCTCCTACGACACGTTTGTG GACTACAGCATTGACGAGGAGTCATCACTGCAGGCAGCCATGGCCCTGtcctgtcaaatcaaatgttaa